In Pseudobdellovibrionaceae bacterium, the following proteins share a genomic window:
- a CDS encoding sodium:solute symporter family protein, with the protein MDKMTFAWLAFSAYMLITIWLALRGMKKTTSFASFALGKGDMGPLLVGLTLSASIASTATFVINPGFVYQHGLSAFLHFAVASPLGVILALIIFSRGFRKYGKKSSALTLPQWIKERYKSPAMGAYFAVLNLLLSITFVVLIVKGSALVMQHTLGIGYLPSLFIIVGFVFSYIFLGGTYAHAYTNAFQGFIMIGVALLLVASGYEYFGGGLSDMMNRLAAIDANLVKPMNPASPLFSNVWEVLICSFIISMGLVCQPHILMKALYLRSDSDVNRYLTVGTIVNLIFAMILTVGFFARLRFGEPISQDAVMAVYISKSFGPILGVLISVALLAAGMSTLDGILVGASTIAANDLFLEYAGRHSLKGASVEEKQQWALKVSRYVLVAMGVISLVVALNPPRLVGIFAQVGIYGLTAASLVPIAAGIFLREISSRVVFAAAIVGPLVHFGFYFYQVHLTSQVFNPAVSASIGIGCSVVVLVAGNWLPQLAGGKAPQRARALRG; encoded by the coding sequence GTGGACAAAATGACGTTCGCTTGGTTGGCGTTTTCAGCCTATATGCTGATAACAATTTGGTTAGCTTTGCGGGGGATGAAAAAGACCACATCCTTTGCCAGCTTTGCTTTGGGTAAGGGGGATATGGGTCCCTTGTTGGTGGGGTTGACTCTTTCCGCCTCCATTGCCAGTACGGCAACATTTGTCATCAATCCTGGTTTTGTCTATCAGCATGGACTGAGTGCTTTCCTGCATTTCGCAGTGGCCTCTCCCTTGGGCGTTATTCTCGCCCTCATTATTTTTTCTCGTGGGTTTCGCAAGTACGGGAAGAAGTCTTCGGCCCTCACCCTACCTCAATGGATCAAGGAGAGATACAAGAGCCCGGCGATGGGAGCCTACTTTGCGGTCTTAAACCTATTGCTATCCATTACCTTCGTGGTTTTGATCGTCAAAGGTTCGGCCCTGGTCATGCAGCACACTTTGGGGATAGGGTATTTGCCGTCTCTCTTTATAATTGTCGGCTTTGTATTTTCCTACATCTTTTTGGGTGGCACCTACGCGCACGCCTACACCAATGCTTTTCAGGGTTTTATTATGATTGGTGTGGCCCTTCTTTTGGTGGCATCAGGGTATGAGTATTTTGGTGGCGGCTTGTCGGATATGATGAATCGGCTGGCAGCTATAGATGCCAATTTGGTTAAGCCCATGAATCCGGCCAGTCCACTGTTTTCCAACGTTTGGGAAGTATTGATTTGCAGCTTCATCATTAGCATGGGTTTGGTTTGTCAGCCTCACATTTTGATGAAGGCTCTTTATTTGAGGAGCGACTCTGATGTAAATCGGTATTTGACGGTGGGAACTATAGTGAATTTGATTTTTGCAATGATTCTCACGGTTGGTTTCTTTGCTCGCCTTCGTTTTGGTGAACCCATTTCACAAGATGCGGTGATGGCCGTCTATATTTCAAAAAGCTTTGGCCCAATATTAGGAGTACTCATCAGTGTGGCCCTGTTGGCAGCCGGAATGAGCACCTTGGATGGTATTCTTGTAGGAGCCTCAACCATTGCCGCTAATGATCTGTTTTTAGAATATGCCGGACGGCACTCCCTAAAAGGAGCCTCGGTTGAGGAGAAGCAGCAGTGGGCTCTCAAAGTTAGTCGCTATGTCTTGGTGGCCATGGGTGTGATTTCACTCGTCGTGGCCCTCAACCCACCACGCCTCGTGGGCATCTTTGCTCAAGTCGGAATTTACGGATTGACGGCGGCCTCGCTGGTTCCCATTGCAGCCGGGATTTTCTTGCGTGAGATTTCCTCCCGGGTGGTGTTTGCCGCCGCAATCGTTGGTCCCTTGGTTCACTTTGGCTTTTATTTCTATCAGGTTCATTTGACCTCTCAGGTGTTTAATCCTGCTGTCTCTGCGTCGATTGGGATTGGTTGTTCAGTTGTTGTCTTGGTAGCTGGAAACTGGCTGCCGCAATTGGCAGGAGGGAAGGCTCCCCAAAGGGCGCGGGCCTTGCGAGGTTAA
- a CDS encoding PHB depolymerase family esterase, producing the protein MTSKILALVLMFFGLNSPANALMQSSAFWWPSPLTSTAGLAKGSFNNAAGSRDYLLFSPSTPPDRSQAGLVVVLHGCFQTGQQMADGTGFNALAEEKGLYILYPEQTYAANPWKCWNWFEMENLQRDTGELSILSGMTREIMNEKNIPASRVFVTGLSAGAGMASNLLACYSDLFSGAAIHSGLEYMAATNEQEAHDVLKTGSSRDVNETGETAFKCSPNRQAPLKVMTIHGTKDPFVNTVNSDRVIDQFIQVNDFIDDGRDNNSFKTSIQETRIPNEASKYPARVETYFHKKRPYMQKIWVEGMGHGWSGGSPVAPYMDPRGVNVSKEIVDFFF; encoded by the coding sequence ATGACGTCTAAGATTCTCGCTTTGGTTTTGATGTTTTTTGGTCTTAATTCTCCGGCAAACGCACTGATGCAATCCTCGGCCTTTTGGTGGCCTTCTCCGCTCACCTCTACGGCGGGTTTAGCCAAGGGAAGCTTTAACAATGCTGCCGGTAGCAGGGACTATTTGCTATTTAGCCCCAGCACCCCTCCCGACCGCAGTCAGGCAGGTTTGGTCGTAGTTCTTCATGGTTGTTTTCAAACTGGTCAGCAAATGGCCGATGGCACGGGATTTAACGCACTTGCTGAGGAAAAGGGCCTTTATATCCTCTATCCCGAACAGACCTATGCTGCCAACCCATGGAAATGCTGGAACTGGTTTGAAATGGAGAACCTACAAAGGGACACAGGAGAGTTATCAATCCTCTCGGGAATGACCAGAGAGATCATGAACGAAAAAAATATCCCCGCCAGTCGCGTTTTTGTGACCGGCTTGTCGGCCGGCGCAGGAATGGCGTCCAATCTGCTGGCCTGCTACTCCGATTTGTTTAGCGGTGCGGCCATCCACAGCGGATTGGAATACATGGCGGCCACCAATGAACAGGAGGCCCACGATGTTCTTAAGACCGGTTCTTCACGGGATGTGAATGAAACGGGTGAAACTGCTTTCAAATGCTCCCCTAACCGGCAGGCCCCACTCAAAGTGATGACCATCCACGGAACCAAAGATCCCTTTGTCAATACAGTCAACTCAGATCGAGTGATCGACCAATTCATCCAGGTAAATGACTTTATTGACGACGGCAGGGACAACAACTCATTTAAGACCTCTATTCAGGAAACCCGCATTCCTAATGAAGCCTCCAAGTACCCTGCCCGGGTGGAAACCTACTTCCACAAAAAACGCCCCTATATGCAGAAGATTTGGGTGGAAGGTATGGGTCATGGCTGGAGTGGTGGTTCACCTGTGGCCCCCTATATGGACCCTCGGGGTGTCAATGTGAGCAAAGAGATTGTAGATTTCTTCTTCTAG
- a CDS encoding collagen-like protein, translating to MRRLVLSLFALFIGLHLGTKASAERVFSSAQTVEELRRQISGIEPQLSPSWSNDVLNADDYLKPMSCLGYYGPIGPYGVISQHGPVGQNIWNVTKHYDIAQGWGFLAIIAKANQGPLTEKGPLGSTGILNSQLWADQYFRGSGLNTEFISHLRPMGLWGILGPAGPLGPLGPNGPLGPVGPHGLKKNDLGQWLVTKDIHCIPDSGDPSVCRSIEVNWTEAGPTRRYDLVEYYSEDFAKKMENNDTSFLVDGRMEAKDTGWETDSYEFTAPVDQVVSLTLLANSAAYFFNQGMTILGEAAWAPGSQRYEIPTSVWVPNAFNPFIGLVLPYKHDEHFDNFDLTVEVKTPRARKWTKLETKSKDIVDWMQVKVTKGTKLRATISLQQAWTSQWVDRSCQLNKYACPPPYRLVVTGSTPELSQEDVFTGPYRLKY from the coding sequence ATGCGTCGATTGGTCCTTTCTCTATTTGCCCTTTTCATTGGTTTACATCTTGGAACCAAGGCCTCGGCCGAAAGAGTCTTTTCCTCAGCTCAAACGGTTGAAGAGCTGAGGCGCCAAATCTCAGGTATCGAGCCTCAGCTGTCTCCCTCCTGGTCCAACGATGTTCTTAATGCCGATGACTATCTAAAACCCATGAGTTGTTTGGGATACTATGGCCCAATTGGCCCCTACGGAGTGATCTCTCAACACGGACCGGTGGGACAAAATATTTGGAATGTGACCAAGCATTACGATATTGCCCAGGGCTGGGGGTTCTTGGCCATCATTGCCAAAGCCAATCAGGGGCCCCTAACGGAAAAAGGCCCCTTAGGCTCCACTGGAATTCTTAATTCTCAATTGTGGGCCGATCAGTACTTTCGCGGCAGTGGTTTGAACACTGAGTTCATTTCCCACCTGCGTCCCATGGGTCTATGGGGAATTCTTGGACCTGCCGGCCCTCTGGGCCCATTGGGACCCAACGGACCCCTCGGTCCTGTTGGCCCCCACGGACTCAAAAAGAATGATCTTGGTCAATGGCTGGTCACCAAAGACATCCACTGTATCCCTGACTCGGGGGACCCTTCCGTCTGTCGATCTATCGAAGTGAATTGGACTGAAGCCGGACCCACACGGCGCTATGATTTGGTGGAGTACTACAGCGAAGACTTTGCCAAGAAAATGGAAAACAACGACACCTCCTTTTTGGTCGACGGCCGCATGGAAGCCAAAGATACAGGTTGGGAAACCGACAGCTATGAGTTCACCGCTCCTGTGGACCAGGTGGTCTCTCTCACTCTACTCGCCAACTCGGCTGCTTACTTTTTCAATCAAGGGATGACCATTCTTGGTGAGGCCGCCTGGGCTCCAGGATCACAACGTTATGAAATCCCAACCAGTGTTTGGGTTCCTAACGCTTTTAATCCCTTTATTGGTTTGGTCCTACCCTACAAACACGATGAGCACTTCGATAACTTTGATCTCACGGTTGAGGTCAAAACTCCACGAGCCAGGAAGTGGACCAAGCTGGAAACCAAAAGCAAGGACATAGTCGACTGGATGCAAGTCAAAGTCACAAAGGGCACTAAACTTCGCGCAACCATAAGCCTGCAGCAAGCCTGGACAAGCCAATGGGTGGATCGCTCTTGT